In Setaria italica strain Yugu1 chromosome IX, Setaria_italica_v2.0, whole genome shotgun sequence, the genomic stretch ATCCACGGCCATCATAATGTTCACCCCACCTCTCCCACCAAGACTGCTCGTTTAACCTTCCATATTTGTGAGCACCTTTTTCTGTCCAGCCTTTGGCATCATATTTCTCCCACCTAGTAGAAAATATTTATGGATCAAAATGAACTTTACAGACTTTCAACCagaaccatgaaaaaaaaacaatccaaTTCTCACCATTTCTCATACCACCCAGCATTTTCTGCACCTGATTTTGCTTGTTTTTCAGCACTTCTCTCTATTCTTGCAAGATTGCTGTATGGGACAAGGCAACCCGTGTCAGTATCTCTCAAGTGGGATTGTTCTAACCTTGAATGGATGTCAAAGAAGAAACTGACACTGTGAGACATGGCAGGTATACTGTAAGCTAAGGTTGGGCTAGATCATCAGGTATAGTGACATTTACACCAATGGATTGGCTGGATTTCCCAATAGGGAACATGAATAATGATGTGGCAGATCATTTGTCTGTGCAAGAACATTGCACCTAAATTTCACACCTGATGATCTAAATAACATGGGTGCATAGCCATGGACGGTGTTACAAATGCAAATAGGTGGTAACAATCTGCTTGTACTTAAAAATGAAAAGTTCTCAGTAGAGCTACAGAATCAACATCATTCTCAAAGTAGACTTAAAACAAGAAGGCCAGATGGACCTCCATATGTAATCTTGGTTATAAGAAAGGTCTTCATCAATGTTTTGTTCTTAGGTTTGCAATGGAGACTAAATCTCATGTCTTACCCGGGTAGGACTGGTATACTTAATATATATGATTTTACAGATTAGTTAACTTACCTCCATTCATCTTGGTACAAAACTTCCTTCCATTTTTCCCACCAAGAGTCACCTAAAGCATTCTTCCCAGATTTCTCGGCACCTAATGTTTATAGTTGTATTTTATTGAAAAGTCAGTCCCAGCAGAAGCGAGCatagattgaaaaaaaaacaaaacaaaggcaTTCAACATAGCTAAAACAACAAAATTTGTGTGCTGAACTGCTAATGCACAATAATCATGTTGACTGAACATTTCAATAAGCATACattgaaagaaaacaaaaacaaagtgTTCAGCATAACTAAACAACGTTATTTGCGTGCTAATGCGCAATAACCATGCTACCTGCAATTCAACAATCATGAAACTTATATACCATCCTAAATTATCAAAGCACACATATGCTACAAAGAGGCAGAGCCTCCATTATAAAAGAATACTTTGCATACCTAGTTCCTTATATCCAGTCCAGTCACTTTTCTCCCACCACTGCCACATATAATAAAGTTATTAAGATTTGCAGTAATTAAATAACAAGATTACTGAACTCGCAAGCTTCAGTCGGTCATTGATGACAAAGAATGGTTCTTTGTCCAGCACTTCAGCAATTTGTCAACACAGTTAGGTGTCTTGTGTCTAGCTTTGGGAGGTTAAGGTTTCAAGCCTCCATGCTTGATTGAGTACAGTGATGTTGAAGCTAGCAGAGAATATCCATGTGCCAGTGCCCATGCTAGAGTTTTTTTAGTGAAATGAAATAATTACCTTAATTCAAAAGGTAATGCCACAAACTAAAAACTAGCTATTAAAAATAAAAGGTACATTAACAGTTACACTATAGAAGCAATAGTTATAATGCTAGTAGAGTTTGTAAATTGTGCTTAAAGTTGACCTGCTACTCAAGCAAATCACTAAAAATAAAGGTAAGATCTAAACGTAGAGCACCCAAAGCCACACACCAATTATTTAAAGCTGCAAGCATGTTGTAAAGGCAACTGAACGAGGACAGATATGATCCATCAGGATAAGTAAAGAGCCAAAAACATACAGTCTCTTTCCATTCTGTGGAACCATCATGGCTCTGTCCTCCCATTCTTGCCCATCGGCACCGGAACCCATTCTCGCCGAGATCTTCTCCACTCTCCCTGTACCAAGTGCTTCCATCTTCGTTCGTTCCGGACTCCTTGACTGCTTCATCCAGCAAGTTGATTCCCCACTCCTTCTCACTAGCAATACCAGTGTCTATAAGGCAGGTGCCAAACAAACACATGCATTTCCTTAGCAAAGCAAAGACCTAAAGTTTGGACTCTACAAGTGGGAGCATTTCATTTTGGACTAAACCAACATTTTACTCTTAGGATTGAAAATGTCAGCAAGGAGCCTACCTCTCTTGGGCGGGGTATCCCGGGATTGAGGGGCCGGTCCCCTCTGCGTGCACCGCGGATAGAAATCTTGTTGCTTGAATTGCCTTCTAGAACTATACTAGTAAACAATAAAATGCGTGTTAAAATTCCATTCCCTAAGCAATGTGCATTGGACTACAATATCTGAAGCTTCTGATAAAAGCATTGGCACATTAACTTGTCATTACGCAATCTAAATCAGGAAAAAGAAACACCACATGTCGGAATGATGCAATCGACTAGTAACTGTAAAATGCGGGCACACTCCACAAGTCCTTAGAACTAGAAAAAAAATCCCCTAGATGCGACGTGGCCAGCAGCCGTCCCGCGTACCGAGGTGCAGGGAAGGGGAGCGGAGGCATGGCGGTGAGGctggcgcgccgccggccaggtgcggcggcggatggcTTGTTCCCATCGACGCGCCACTCCTCGGCGCGctcgggcgcggccgcggccgccctgGAGAggcgcctccgcggctccgggTCGGCCCCGGCGCAGCAGCACCGGATCGCGGCGCGCCgtcgcggcgcggggcggcgcggccatggcgccgccccCCTCGCCGTGGTCAGATCGAACGGCGGCCACGCGAGGCCCCTGGAGCACGCGGCCATCTTCTCATGCCACGGCGAGGGCGGGGCCGTGgggggcgggcgcggcggccggtgccgGCGGGTGGACGGGCCGGTCGTCTAGCAGTggcgggaggagggaggcggaggggaagGTTTTATACGAATGGTGGGGCGGAGGCAGGCGGTGCGCATCGCTGCTGCTCCGGGCCAACGAGAGCGACTGATAAGGGTTCGCTCCCGCGGGGCCGAGGAGAGAGAGACGGGACAAGTTTCTATGGGTTTTATTAGATCTTCGGAGATGCTTTGGATGGAGGCCGGGAATGGCAAGGGAGCATGATATGGCATGATATGGGGCTGGGAGAGACGGAAGGAGGCGGGGAgacggaggagggagaaggctGGGGTGGCGGGGCCCACATGTCGGTGGTCGATTCAGATCGAACGGAGTCTGTGGCCTGTGCTGTAGGAGTGGGACCATTCACGGATGCGACTCTAGCTGTGGCTGCAAAGGCGGAcatttccatttttttcaaattataTATGATTTTTTACTATGGTGAATTGAAATGATACGATAATACAAGTTTAAGGGGAATGGAAACGTCACAAACTCCATCGTCTGTCAATATCCACGTCTCGTAATAGCACTAGACGATATTGTATTCGTATCAACACGATATCATTACCGTTTTGTGTTGTCACGATCGACTCACATCGTGCTAGCCACGGCCTTGCAGCTAGCCATTATGCTGAAGTGAGGATCACATTTATGATATGTGAATTAATAGTGATTCGGAAAATTCAACTATATTCTAAAAACTAATTGGTTCGTCTGAGCCCGTGGTTGCAAcaaagggggcgttttcttcccgtgtcttatttttagcacgtgtcacatcgaatgtttagatactaattaggagtagtaaacgtagactaattacaaaaccaattacataagtggaatctaaacggcgagacgaatctattaagcctaattaagcctaattattccatcattagcaaatatttactgtagcaacacattgtcaaatcatggactaattaggcttaatagattcgtctcgccgtttagattcgtcttatgtaatgggttttgtaaatagtctacgtttaatacttctaattagtatctaaacattcgatgtgacgggtgctaaagtttagcaagtggaagaaaacaggcccaaAAGCTAATCTCGGGTTGTTTTGTCGACCTTCTTATTGAATAAAGTTATTTGAGTTATTTGAGTCTAGGAGACAATAGGAAAGTGAAGGACATGTAGCCCTCTAATTGTAGAGATGCAATGCAAATGTACTGTATGTACGAAGATGAAGCACTTTGGCTGTGGCTTTGTGGGGATGGAGCGAGAAAACGGGTGACTTCTGGAATACTATTGCATCTTCTCCGAAAGGATAGAGCTGCGATAAGAAAATTGCCTGGTGTCGGAGCATATCAACTTGCCACGCCTACCAGAAAACCTCGCCCCTTGTCCTACGGTGCTTGTGTCTCACGTACCCTACAAGTTATTCCTTCGAGAACAACACACCAGTGAATTGAAAAGTAAACAATGCCTAGTCCTACTCGGATCGACCAATTGGTTACGTTGTTACCAGTTACCACAACTAAGCGTAACCACTGTAGTAAATTTTACCACAACAAAGTAGCATTTGAAATTTTTTGTTTACAAGCAATTAGTACATTTGTTTTTCAGTTCATGTAAGCGAAAGCAGAGACTGTACATCGTTTACCACATGCCTCGCCTAGGTACGCCAGTAGAGCAGTGCTTTGCACTTTGCAGTGTCACATCTGACGTGGTGCCACGCGACGCGGAACATGTGGACAAGACCGTACTCCACCGACGTGGCGTCCACCCGGGCGGCTAAAGCCGGATCAGGATCAGGGCCTCGGCACAGTTACGTGGAAAAAGCGCCGCCTCCCCGCGGCCACGGATCGTCCACGTCGACGCCCCGGATCAGGGGAAACACGGGGACACCCCACACGTGGCAGACAAGCCGCGCCGCGCGTCCAGGTGTTCAGGTAACTAGTGGCTCAGCTTCGTCGACGAGCCGGCCGGACACGCCGGGGCCCTGCGCTTTTCACCGGTCGCGACTCGCGGCGCGAGCGGATAAGTGTTCACGCCCGGGAGCCTCCTCGGAGAGACCGACGGCCATGCCGCCGGCCGTGGAAGCCGCGGCgtgtttttttcttcctttctcgTCCTGGGCTCTCTCGGCAGCGGATAAGAGCATCGACTGCGCGCCGTGACGACATGTTTTTGTGACCGGGTGTTTTGGAACGTACCGGCGCTTGGCTGGGGTGCGTTCAGGAAGCATCTGCTCTGCTGTGTTGTCGCGGGAAAAGATGTGGAATCGTTCGTGTGGACGTGATGCGGCCTTTGGCCTCAAGCGTCAGTTGGGGATTTCGCGATCGTTTGCGTCGGTGCCACCGTCGCAGAGTTCACTTTCGCTCTGGTCTCGGCACTTGCGCTAGCTTCGTCGAGAAAGAGACGTGGCGTGGGAGATTAAAAACATTTCTTTGCCGAATTTACCCGAGATATGTTCGAGCCAATTCTGTTAAGCTGGCGTCTACAACTACCTGCGCTTCTTCCGGTCCTTCACGCGCACCCCGCCATGCACGCCAGGCTCCCTGAAGAATCGTTCAGTTAGTTAGATAGGAACTGTTCTGTACTTGTATATAATTTGTACATCGGTGATCAATACAGAGCGCTATTCATCCGAGTCTGTTTCTACATGGTATCAGAGACCGACGGATCCACCCTCTCCAATCCGTTCGCCACAGCTTCCGCCCCCATGGCTCCATCGCCTGCCaactcttctgcttcctctgcctcctccgACGATTTCTCTGATGCAGCCCCTCCTCAACCAGCTCCGGCCGCCGTTCTTCAGACGGTGAACGTCCGCTCCCACGTCCCCATTCTGCTTGACTTTGATGCGGCCAACTACAGTCAATGGCGCTGCTTCTTCGATTCTGTTCTCGGCAAGTTTGGCCTTGACGATCATGTGCGCTCTCCGACGCCGCTCGCCCAGCGCACCGCTGAGTGGCGCCAAATCGACAGCTGCCTCGTCAATTGGATCTACACCACCATTGCCAAGAACGTCTTCGATCTCGTCCATAAACCCCGCACCACGGCGTTCTCGCTGTGGTCTGACGTCGAGGGCCACTTCCGTGACAACGAGCTTGAGCGCGTTGTTCTTCTGGAGGCCGAATTCCGCAGCGTCCAGCAAGGCGACCTGTGCGTCCACGACTACTGCACCAAGCTCAAGCGCCTCGCTGACCAGCTTCGCGATGTCGGCCATCCTGTTTCAGAACCAAGTCAGGTTCTCAACCTCCTCCGCGGACTCAGCCCCAAGTACCGTCATGTGAACCTCCTCCGCGGACTCAGCCCCAAGTACCGTCATGTGAAGCCGGTAATCAAATCCAAGTCCCCACCCCACACCTTCCGCAGTGCAATGTCGTACCTGCTCCTGGAGGAGGCCAGCGACTCCCATGACGCCAAGGCGAATGCCGCGCAGGCTTACCTCGCTCGCCACGGTGGCCCCGCTACTGGTGGCTCCTCCATTGGAAGCTCCGGCGGATCCGGCGATTCCGGCTCCGGCTCGCGCTCCCGCTACAGGGACAAGAAGAAAGGGCGGGGCTGCGCAGGCTTACCTCGCTCGCCACGGTGGCCCCGCTACTGGTGGCTCCTCCATTGGAAGCTCCGGCGGATCCGGCGATTCCGGCTCCGGCTCGCGCTCCCGCTACAGGAACAAGAAGAAAGGGCGGGGCTATGGCTCCTCCTTCGGCGCTACTACAAATTCAATGGGACATAATAGGCCGACAATGACGACGAAGATGGGCTGATGGCGGTGGGAAAGTCCATTTGCAAGGGACCAAGCCCATACCTTCTCATCGGGCCTAAATAGAGCTTGGAAGTccttataaaaagaaaaagggctgATCAGCCAACCTTTCTTTATTCGTTGGTAAGTTGCGGAAATCAACAGCTTGACACGTACACAAAGCACGTACTAAAACACAGCAAAATGTACACGGCAAGCGCGGCGCACAGTACAAACTGAAACTCCAAAGGCTACTACTACTGGATGTAGGACTGGCCGGTGATGTCGAGGTCGCGGTcgccggtggacggcggcggcgggtgactGGGCTTCCCGGCGGCCTTGGCCTCCTCGGGCCCGTCTGCGCTCTGCGTGGCGCTGGCGCGCGGCCTGGCCGGGTCCCTCCGCCGGCCCTGCCCCTCCTCGGTCGCGTACATCCCGCCGCCGTAGGCCTCCCGCGTGAGCGGCTTCATCTCGGAGATGTTGGGCGGCTGGTGCTCCCGCTGCAGCTGCGGCTGCTCCCCGGCCACGAGGTCGGCCAGCTCCGGGTCGCTCGACGGCACCTTGGGCTTCTCCTCTCTGTCCTCCATCGCCTTCTCCCTGTTCGGAAAAACCCTCTCCATTGATGGTACTCGTGCGCGTGTGCGTGTGTGCGTGTCACTCGTCTTGTCGCAAGTAGGCTGGTGCTCATCCGGCAGCGGCCTGTGAGTGGGCTTGCTTAAATAGCTGCGCGGTGGATGGAGATGGATCGGGACGATCGCGCCGGGAGACAGCCTCGCGTGAGATCTCGTGCGTGCGTGACCGCGTGCGCTTGTTTATTCCGGCGCGGCTGCGGCGTTGGGGGGTACGCGTGTCGCGGCCGGGGCACGCGTGGAGCAAACGCTCGAGGGCCGCGTGGGACGATCGGGACACCTGCTAGAGGTCGGTGCCTGGGGTGTCGGGGGACGTGACTCGTGGACGTCACCATGTCGAATGCCGCCGCCTGGATCGGATGTGGCCCGGGCCGCCGCAGCATTTGATCTTTTCCGTCGTAGGTTCGTGCGGCAAGAGGTGAACTCTATATGGAGCCATCTACACGCACCTACCGAAAGCCATTGCAAAGTGATGTGCCGCGACTGGTTGAACTGGACAGGTGGTGGTTTCCGTCGTGCATAGCTGTGGTAGTGCGTTTAAGGTGCCGGGTTCCTCGGGCGTCCATGCCGATTCTGTGCTTCAATTCGCTCCTCATCACGAATCAGACGACGATGGAACCCATCTTTCTGCTGGACGATACCATCGATGTCGTGTGTGCGCTAACCCGGAGGCATCATCGCCAAGTTCACCCACCCCTGCTTGGGTCCCTTCCGGCAGATGCCGTAGCCGTCTGCGCGAAAGGCTTTACGTGCAGCCAGAGCCAGCACTGGCCCCATGAGACCATGCCGTTTATGCGATGCAGCATCTCTTCGTCCTGTTTTTCTTTCTGAAGAAGTCAGCAGCATCTCTTCCGGTGGAGCCGAATCGTAGGTGTGCCCGCGCAGCCGGGTGCGCTTCTGCTCGCGCAATTTCCAGGGCACTGCGCCGGCATCAAGAGACGGGATTAAATTTAATCCCTATCGTATCACATCAAGAGTCGTTTCCTGTCCTGTCCTTTCCTTGGGCCAATGCAGACCGAGACCGGTCAAGGCACATTCATCTCCGAGCAGGGCGCAGCATCACAATTTGGGTTCCCTATCCAAGTATACCACATCATCGGCAGTGGTTTCACAGGCTTGCTGTAGGAGCGTTTTCCGCGTTCAACAGAAATTGCCATGTCCAGAATGTTCAGCTGGGTCCATCATCAGCTAAGCTGCAGAATGTTCAAAACGGCGATCAGCCGATCAGGATTGAATGCATGAATTCATGAACCTAGCTATAGTTTCTGTTCGGAGTACGGAGGAAACTACCATGAACCTGCACTGCGGCGAGCGAGACGTTGCTCGCATCAGTTGTAGTGCCCAGCATGTCACTCCGATCGGCCATGCCGATATGTGCTTCTCAGTGGCAGACACCTGCCGAACATGCTCTCGAGTTGTTGGACGAAATGAACTTTCTCAGCACGCTACGCTTGCACTTGGGTAGAGTCGAGTCAGGGTGAGGTCTTCTGGGTGGACGACCTGAGATTGGAGTGGATCGAGTCCTCTGTTGACTTGACCGGCAACTGAAGTCTATGGCCATTGTCTGTTCCCGATTCCGGAGGGCGTCCAGCCGGAAAATCATACGTGCCCACAAGTGCAGACACGACACGACACGAGAGCTGTGTTCTGCTTGTTGGCAGTGCGTGATGGCGCCCTGCGGTCTGCGTACTGCTCCACGCGGTGTGGTGTGCAGAGTCCACGCCGAGGTCTCCGGTCGCGTCGTGGCGGCACTGCCACCCTCCAATcgctttcctcctcctcctcctccaagaaCAAACCAAGAAAACACAGTACAGTCCTTGATTCTTTGATGCGCCATGGATGCCTTTCGGATATGTGATCGGATCAGTAGTGTGCCTGAAGAACTGGTCTACATGCCGTATTCCGGCTGCGTGCATGGAAAATTCAGACCCCGTTTTGTTCGCATGTACAGGCGTACGGTGCAGCTGAACGAGTCCTAAAGACGAAACACGGGCTGGATGATGGAACTgctcaaaaaaaatttcaaccGGAAAAGGAAAATCCGCATAGTGACGCCAAACCAGGCGCATTATTTTCCATGCCAAACTGCAGAAAATGCAAGCGCCAGCGTTTTCCCTGATCGAGATTCGAGTGATGAAGAATCAGTCCGCGGGTTCAGCCAAGGAAGGAACTGTATTTGAATTCAAACGACAGGGGCACAAGCAATTTCAGCCATGCAGAGATGATGAGAGCCCTAGTAGAGGTAGAGCCTTTCATTTTTGCTTCGGACGCGTGACTTGTCCGGTCATCTCGGCATTCGCCTAACTCACACTCGATCATGTTGCTGTTGCAGAACAGTGTGTGTGAACCTACAAAAAATTTTGGCACTGCTTGTGCATGCGACTTCGTCGACCTGCAGGCTGGGGGCCTGGGGTTCACACGCTACAAACAAACAGGGCACGATTTGGTCCGTCGATTCGTGATGAGTTGAGTTGATTCAGTTCGTCAGAGAGAGCGGTCTCTATCAGGTGGAAAGCCAGTCCGCCTTCAAAGTCGGTCAAGATGACCAAATGGCGAGGCGCAGCCACACACCTAGAGCATGTCTGCTGGATCTGGATGCTAGTAGCTGTGGATTTTCAAGCAAGCTTATGACCCTTGACAACTCTAATTAAGATCcagaattctttttttttttgctaggaAGATCCAGAATTCTATTATGAACTGCTCATTAAGATGGTACATGACTGCATGCGTGGTGATAATTCTCTTCCATTTGCTTTAGACTGAAGTCAGTTTTCTGCTTCTGACTTCTCTGCAGAGTAAGAAGGTTAATTATTAAAGAGGTAGTGAAACAGGAGTGTGAAGAGAGACTTGTATTTTTACATCACTTatacttcagagttcagactgaAGCCATTCTCTGTTCTGCTTTCACTGCATTACAGTACTATAGAAACAAGAGTGTGAACAAAGACTTTTACCCAGTTTGGTGCAGCTTAGGAACCAGGAGAGGTTCACATGACTATGAAGGAACTTTACAGGAAACAAACGTGGTAAATTTTCCCAAAATCCTCGCATTCAAGATGGGTCATGTACTATCTTAGGATGTGGTAAGAGTGGAAGACTACCAAGTCATTGgtaaaccggccaaaccaaccAGAAGCATTGCACGCCATTCGTTAGCTCAAATTCAAATTGGGATTGCCTGATCGGCAGATAATCTCGGTGGTCGTTTTGGGTCATCGCAACGAAAAGTATTCTAGACGTCAAAATCCTGTGTTAATGTGGACTGCGACTCACACCTTTGAAATATAAATTAGTCATTAGACCAGCAGGGCAAGGTATAGGGATAGTAATTTAGCGGTAACGACAGGGGCCCAACTCACCACACTCGTGGTGAATTAGGCTTCATCCAGGTGATGAAGCaataatttcttcttcttttttgtcaTGATTCAAGCTGTTTTTCTAGACTGTACCAAGAGCTCATCCAGTGTCTGCCTTTTGTTATAGATTAAACCTAGCACACAAGGGGTGAAAACCGTTATATAACGCCGCCTTTCAGAAAAAAGAAGTGACTGCAGTGAGAGAATGCTTCATATAGACTTGCAGCTACGGGGTTACGGGCAATGTGGCTAGCTTAAAAGAGAAAAATAGAAGCATGCATCCACACAACACTTTCTTATTCAAAGTGGCATGTACTTGATATTGACATCTTTTCAAGATTGAAAATAGTCGCCATCTCAATCCAACGAGCTTATACTAAGTCTAATATTCCGTTGATGTTGACTCCAGATAAGTTATAAAGCAAGTCCAGTCATACATTTCGAGAGGCTGAACAATATGGAATTCAATTACAGAAGAAGCACCAAAGCAATCTCCCTTTTGCCGTGATAGAACTGCTTTGTCTCTAGTAGATAATtggtttttcattttttttccttttcttgtgacagaaaaaaaaacatatgccTTCATTCGTTCTGCCTATGTTTTATGAATAATTTTTCAAATTTATGTGACACATGCTACACGAGATGCAACGCCATGGCAGAATGTTAGACGGGAGATGCCGTGATCCTAGTTTCCTAGATGTAGATTGATTGGCTTATCAACGCCTTTCATCCAGGTCCACCAACCGTGCTCCAGAGATCCGTATCAAACATGTAAAAAGAGTTTGACAAACAATAAACTAAATCAAAGAGAAAAAGCAAAAAGAAAATGGTGAGTGTTACAATTCATTGTAGCATAATTTATTATAGTTCATGAACCTAAATGACACTGTCGAGCAAACCGTGTTGGCGCACTTTCCTCTAGAAAAATAAAAGGCACCACTGAATCCTAACAAGCaaactaagagagagagagagaaatgcTTACTAACCTATGAAAAAATGAATAATTTGGTGAACCCTACAAACTAAATGGTAAGCATATTATTATATTAACATATAACTAGACATTCAAAGTAGAACTGGTTGTACGAGCAGTGTCATCTTCCAATCATCATTAAGATGACTCCTGATGCCACTAGGTAGCCCATCAACCTCTAATGGGCAAATAATAGATTTCACAACGAATAAGAACACATCAATGATTTAGCCGAACACTCCATAACCGTTAGCCATCAGGTTTTCCAAAATGGAGAGTCACTGCTATTATTCAATCGTCACAACCAGATGCGGTTATTCATTTCAGGTGTAGAAAAGGGTCAAGTTTTGTGACTTAACAAATCCCCAgagtccatccaaacacacacctcaaataaaataaaaaaggtttCCACATAATGCAGTAAAACTATTGCTGCTGTTGAGCCGCCGAACTCATTCTCTGAGTGAGCAAGCACGACCTACTTACTTGTCGTTTTCAGCGCTGCTAAGAAACTGTGACCACTGGTCTCCAGGAAACCGCGTGACTTCATAAAACCCTGGCTATATAAGCGAGGCGGCCGCTACCCGGCACCCTCATCCATCGACCGGCGCAAGGCGAAGCAAGCAGAGCTGAAGGAGGAGAGCACTTGAGGCCTAGCACGAGAGAGCACACAACAGCGACGGCAATGGCGTCCATGGAAGTGGAGCAGGATCTCCCGGGCTTCCGGTTCCACCCCACCGAGGAGGAGCTCCTCGACTTCTACCTCGCCCACATGGTCCACGGCAAGAAGCTCCACTTCGACATCATCGGCACGCTCAACATCTACCGCCACGACCCATGGGACCTTCCTGGTACGTCCACGATCAAGATGGCATGTGATCTTGAGACGATCGATTGGATGGTTTGTCTGATCATCAAGCTGTGACGTGGTGTGCAGCGATGGCGAAGATCGGGGAGAGGGAGTGGTACTTCTTCGTGCCGCGGGACCGgaaggccggcagcggcgggcggccgaACCGGACGACGGAGCGCGGGTTCTGGAAGGCCACGGGGTCGGACAGGGCCATCCGGAGTTCGGAGAACGCCAAGCGGGTGATCGGGCTCAAGAAGACGCTCGTCTTCTACCAGGGGCGCGCCCCGCGGGGCACCAAGACGGACTGGGTCATGAACGAGTACCGCCTCCCCGACTACGGCACCGGccgcggagcgccgccgcctccc encodes the following:
- the LOC101771625 gene encoding uncharacterized protein LOC101771625 — encoded protein: MERVFPNREKAMEDREEKPKVPSSDPELADLVAGEQPQLQREHQPPNISEMKPLTREAYGGGMYATEEGQGRRRDPARPRASATQSADGPEEAKAAGKPSHPPPPSTGDRDLDITGQSYIQ